A stretch of Roseovarius sp. M141 DNA encodes these proteins:
- a CDS encoding siderophore-interacting protein → MTQEANRVEDPSGILNEDDHQRDMTQVQMEVHKLARPSPSITRLTGRLIDSDPEQWTKPNLALRIEVESPEAARPITRVYTVRSFDAARKLVEIDFVMHEDDSPAMRWLENTRVGDRAWLTGPRPHFVPPFTDGKRAALFADDTAIPAIHAILSSWPDGIAGAVWVDTDDEAAFDSLPKVSGVDMTLLRRTKEEPAGTTRRLFKAARALEDPQEWTIWAAGERTEMRDLRKHFRGLKIARDALQVVGYWKYGASSSELDRERLANYEKGRAQGLRLEQIMDSEEAV, encoded by the coding sequence ATGACCCAAGAAGCAAACCGTGTTGAAGACCCATCCGGCATCCTCAACGAAGATGACCACCAGCGCGATATGACGCAGGTACAGATGGAGGTACACAAGCTTGCCCGGCCTTCCCCGTCAATTACGCGGCTAACCGGGCGGCTTATCGATTCCGACCCGGAACAATGGACGAAACCCAACCTGGCGTTGCGGATCGAGGTTGAAAGCCCCGAGGCTGCGCGCCCGATTACGCGGGTTTACACGGTCCGAAGCTTCGACGCTGCGCGCAAACTGGTGGAAATCGACTTTGTCATGCATGAAGATGACAGCCCTGCGATGCGTTGGCTGGAAAACACACGCGTCGGTGATCGGGCCTGGTTGACGGGGCCGCGACCGCATTTTGTTCCGCCTTTCACCGACGGCAAGCGCGCCGCGCTCTTTGCGGATGACACCGCTATTCCCGCTATTCATGCGATCTTGTCTTCTTGGCCTGATGGGATTGCCGGCGCTGTCTGGGTGGACACGGATGATGAGGCCGCGTTCGACAGCCTGCCCAAGGTCAGTGGCGTTGATATGACCTTGTTACGCCGCACCAAAGAGGAACCGGCTGGCACCACCCGTCGCCTTTTCAAGGCGGCCAGGGCGCTGGAGGATCCGCAGGAATGGACGATCTGGGCAGCGGGTGAGCGCACGGAAATGCGCGATCTGCGCAAGCATTTTCGCGGTCTGAAGATTGCGCGCGACGCGCTGCAGGTCGTTGGCTACTGGAAGTATGGCGCGTCCAGCTCGGAGCTCGACCGGGAGCGTCTTGCCAATTACGAAAAGGGGCGTGCACAGGGGCTGCGCTTGGAGCAAATTATGGACAGCGAAGAAGCGGTATGA
- the fepB gene encoding Fe2+-enterobactin ABC transporter substrate-binding protein — protein sequence MKLLLPLLLLATPLVAEESWPRQIDHATGTLTLDAPPQRIVSTSPSLTGTLLAIDAPLLATASAVAGQLSDDSGFFNQWAETAHERGVEPLYRDFNFDIEALMIADPDLVVVSETGGDSVLPFVGEIEALGYPVITLNYGVNSWEQIAAKLGRATGHEAQAEKITQDFRLAAHATADKIRHPEGSVSIVSYNFFGSYGVSKPISAHARVLAEMGFTVTGIPAELAGAVQQSREFDFISHENLPAAITGDSVFLLAADDEDVATFMADPVLANVSAVREGRVYVLGPTSFRIDYYSGLAMIDTVAAQLAK from the coding sequence ATGAAACTCCTTTTGCCATTGCTCCTTCTCGCGACCCCGCTGGTGGCAGAAGAAAGCTGGCCTCGCCAGATTGATCACGCCACCGGCACGCTGACTCTCGATGCGCCGCCGCAGCGGATCGTGTCAACGTCGCCCAGCCTCACCGGCACGTTGCTGGCCATCGACGCGCCGCTATTGGCGACCGCCTCGGCGGTCGCAGGGCAATTGTCAGATGACTCCGGCTTCTTCAATCAATGGGCCGAAACAGCGCATGAACGCGGAGTCGAGCCACTCTATCGTGATTTCAACTTTGATATCGAGGCATTGATGATTGCCGACCCGGATCTGGTTGTGGTGTCCGAGACCGGCGGGGATAGCGTGCTACCCTTCGTCGGTGAAATAGAAGCTTTGGGCTATCCGGTCATCACCTTGAACTACGGGGTAAACTCGTGGGAGCAGATCGCGGCAAAACTGGGCCGCGCCACCGGCCATGAGGCACAAGCCGAAAAGATCACGCAGGACTTCAGGCTGGCGGCTCATGCCACAGCAGATAAAATTCGGCATCCCGAAGGCAGCGTAAGCATCGTCTCCTATAATTTTTTCGGATCTTATGGGGTCAGCAAACCCATTAGTGCCCATGCGCGGGTGTTGGCCGAGATGGGTTTCACCGTCACCGGCATCCCTGCCGAGCTAGCAGGCGCGGTGCAACAATCCCGCGAATTTGACTTCATCTCGCACGAAAACCTGCCTGCGGCGATCACTGGTGACAGCGTATTTCTACTGGCCGCCGACGACGAAGACGTCGCAACTTTCATGGCTGACCCGGTTTTGGCAAATGTGTCGGCCGTGCGGGAAGGTCGGGTTTACGTGCTGGGGCCAACGTCGTTCCGGATTGACTACTATTCCGGACTCGCGATGATTGACACCGTCGCTGCGCAACTTGCCAAATGA
- a CDS encoding TonB-dependent receptor, which translates to MNRTAHARLMRGTSLLTIAICATPSFAQEQTALSYNLGTLTLKGEKVERDLMDTASSVSLYTAEDINDDAPGNPDVQAVIAGTPNVFYPENVSAPIIRGNNSEGPHTGANAFFGGTVPRATINLDGQYLDYNAFYFGATSAWDVESIEVFRGPQTTSQGANAIGGAIVVNTNDPIFEREGAYRLEFGDYDQNRASLMLNTPLWQDFAMRVALDYSARDTFINYNGAAFIQNEIGQNFETINGRAKLLWAPSEIAGLEVMLTYSRTDSTSPSSEGAAPPYDDLDSSTMFMPGWHQVSDTVILDANYNMGGMTLANKLQWTGSDIDRRVGVAAAGDADIQRDNWSNETTLTFGTPDDVLSGFAGLYYAHTNQDDRLNQGGISTFDDTKKNLGIYGEISWRFAPDWTLTGGLRYQRDEITRTGVVSPVFADSDLNYGETFDAVLPKISLAYEVNPNWTVGGLVSKGYNPGGVSLDFVSSRDWEEYKDETVWNYELFTRASLLEDRLLLTSNLFYARYKDYQYNIMQTVGGTTYIHTINADEAEAWGLEMAVDWQATNTLQLNAGLGLLATEITGFPAATSFEGNEFARAPGATLTLGASWDITDRFNLGGQVRFVDGYYSDTANSAAYKVGDYTLVDMRMSYAIKDGFEFYGFVNNIFDERAPVLKQAARGTVPFTQASMTSPRMIGIGIQGNF; encoded by the coding sequence ATGAACCGCACCGCACACGCGCGCCTGATGCGCGGTACCAGCCTTCTGACCATCGCCATCTGCGCCACGCCATCCTTCGCGCAAGAGCAGACCGCGCTGTCTTACAATCTGGGCACGCTGACCTTGAAAGGCGAAAAGGTCGAGCGCGATCTGATGGATACCGCATCCTCGGTCTCGCTTTATACTGCGGAGGATATCAACGACGACGCGCCCGGAAATCCCGACGTGCAGGCGGTTATCGCGGGCACGCCCAATGTGTTTTATCCGGAAAACGTTAGTGCACCGATCATTCGGGGCAACAACTCCGAGGGGCCGCATACCGGCGCAAACGCCTTCTTCGGCGGCACTGTCCCCCGCGCGACGATCAACCTTGACGGCCAGTACCTGGATTACAACGCCTTCTACTTTGGCGCGACCTCTGCCTGGGATGTCGAAAGCATCGAGGTTTTCCGAGGCCCGCAAACCACGTCGCAGGGCGCCAATGCCATTGGCGGCGCCATCGTGGTGAATACCAACGACCCGATATTCGAACGCGAAGGCGCCTATCGTCTCGAATTTGGCGACTACGACCAAAACCGCGCGTCCCTGATGCTCAACACTCCGCTGTGGCAGGATTTCGCGATGCGTGTCGCATTGGACTACAGCGCCCGAGATACGTTCATCAACTATAACGGTGCGGCCTTCATTCAGAACGAAATCGGCCAGAACTTTGAAACAATCAATGGCCGCGCCAAACTGCTCTGGGCACCGTCCGAGATTGCAGGGCTTGAGGTTATGCTGACCTATAGCCGCACCGACAGCACCAGCCCCAGTTCGGAAGGCGCGGCGCCGCCCTATGATGATCTGGATTCGAGCACGATGTTCATGCCCGGCTGGCATCAGGTTTCCGACACGGTAATTTTGGACGCGAACTATAACATGGGCGGCATGACGCTGGCCAATAAATTGCAGTGGACGGGCTCTGATATCGATCGCCGCGTCGGCGTTGCGGCGGCAGGTGACGCTGACATCCAGCGTGACAATTGGAGCAACGAAACCACACTCACCTTCGGCACACCCGACGACGTGCTAAGCGGCTTTGCCGGGCTCTATTACGCCCACACCAATCAAGATGACAGGCTCAACCAAGGCGGGATTTCCACCTTTGACGACACTAAGAAAAACCTCGGTATATACGGGGAAATCAGCTGGCGCTTTGCCCCGGACTGGACCCTGACAGGCGGATTACGCTATCAGCGCGACGAAATCACCCGCACCGGCGTTGTCTCGCCGGTCTTTGCCGACAGCGACCTCAACTACGGGGAAACGTTCGACGCGGTCCTGCCGAAAATCTCGCTGGCCTATGAGGTCAATCCAAACTGGACCGTGGGTGGTCTGGTGTCGAAAGGATACAATCCCGGCGGTGTATCGCTGGATTTCGTCTCTTCCCGGGACTGGGAGGAATACAAAGACGAAACCGTCTGGAACTACGAACTTTTCACCCGGGCCAGCCTGCTGGAGGACCGGTTGCTGCTGACCAGCAACTTGTTCTATGCGCGTTACAAAGACTACCAGTATAACATCATGCAGACTGTGGGCGGGACCACATATATTCACACCATCAACGCGGACGAGGCAGAGGCCTGGGGCCTCGAGATGGCGGTGGATTGGCAGGCGACCAATACATTGCAGCTGAACGCGGGCCTTGGGCTTCTTGCGACCGAAATTACGGGTTTCCCCGCCGCGACAAGCTTTGAGGGGAACGAGTTCGCCCGCGCACCCGGTGCGACACTGACGCTTGGCGCCAGTTGGGACATCACAGATCGCTTCAACCTTGGCGGGCAGGTGCGCTTCGTTGACGGATACTACTCGGACACAGCCAATAGCGCCGCGTACAAGGTCGGCGATTATACGCTTGTGGACATGCGCATGAGCTATGCAATCAAAGATGGGTTTGAGTTTTATGGCTTCGTCAACAACATCTTTGATGAACGCGCGCCCGTGTTGAAACAGGCTGCTCGCGGCACCGTTCCATTCACACAAGCCAGCATGACATCGCCGCGCATGATCGGGATCGGTATCCAAGGGAATTTCTGA
- a CDS encoding ABC transporter ATP-binding protein, which translates to MSSRLRAENVTLRYEARVISRDLSLAVPDGAFTAIVGPNACGKSTLLRALARLLSPERGQVVLDGKAISQMPSREVARLLGLLPQQPIAPDGITVADLVARGRFPHQSFLRQWSPQDQEAVAKALAVTGTADLAERPLADLSGGQRQRVWIAMALAQETPILLLDEPTTFLDIVHQVDLLEMLARLNAGGRTIVVVLHELNLAFRYADHVVAMRDGAVVAEGPPSDIVSETLMREVFDLSALVMPDPMTGRPMVIPRGKFEAHQTPNTAQADPNAT; encoded by the coding sequence ATGAGCAGCCGTTTGCGCGCCGAAAATGTGACCCTGCGATACGAGGCGCGCGTGATTTCGCGCGATCTTTCGCTGGCCGTGCCTGACGGTGCTTTCACCGCAATCGTCGGCCCCAACGCCTGTGGCAAATCCACGCTATTGCGGGCGCTTGCCAGGCTGCTTTCGCCGGAGCGGGGTCAAGTGGTGTTGGACGGCAAGGCGATAAGCCAGATGCCGTCGCGAGAGGTGGCGCGACTGTTGGGATTGCTGCCCCAGCAACCCATTGCGCCAGATGGAATCACTGTGGCGGATCTGGTGGCACGCGGGCGGTTTCCGCATCAAAGCTTTCTGAGGCAATGGTCCCCCCAAGATCAAGAAGCCGTCGCGAAAGCGCTGGCCGTCACCGGCACGGCGGACCTAGCCGAACGCCCCCTTGCAGATCTGTCCGGAGGGCAGCGGCAGCGGGTATGGATTGCCATGGCGCTGGCTCAGGAAACGCCGATCCTGCTGCTGGACGAACCAACGACCTTTCTTGATATTGTTCACCAGGTTGACCTGCTTGAGATGTTGGCCCGCCTTAACGCTGGCGGGCGCACCATTGTCGTGGTGCTGCACGAGTTGAACCTTGCCTTTCGCTACGCTGATCATGTGGTGGCCATGCGCGATGGTGCCGTTGTCGCCGAAGGCCCGCCGTCTGACATCGTGTCAGAAACCCTCATGCGCGAGGTGTTCGACCTGTCTGCACTGGTGATGCCCGACCCGATGACCGGGCGGCCCATGGTGATTCCCCGCGGCAAGTTCGAGGCCCACCAAACACCCAATACGGCCCAAGCCGACCCGAATGCGACGTAG
- a CDS encoding iron ABC transporter permease: MSPTRRITLAALPVLAILLMASLAIGSRPVPLAEVIRAFTAYDGFNDLHLVVRELRLPRTLLAVAAGASLGLAGALMQAVTRNPLAEPGLLGVNSGAALAVVIGAMAFNLTGITQYIWFGILGAGLAGVAVFVLGRAHESGTDPVRLVLAGAGLSVALGAASGLLILNSGLGVLDIFRNWGAGALEGRGMEVSLIMLVVLLVGGGLAAMLAPALDALALGQDLGRVLGLSPRRIWALACFAVMVLAGGATAAAGPIAFIGLVAPHAARAFVGPGSVRALPLAGLIGALLLLLSDILARVVVAPSEVAAGIVAALLGGPFFIHVVRRFRLARV, from the coding sequence ATGAGTCCGACGCGGCGCATCACCCTTGCTGCGCTGCCAGTGCTCGCAATACTGCTCATGGCGAGCCTCGCAATCGGCTCGCGCCCTGTACCGCTTGCTGAGGTAATTCGCGCATTCACCGCCTATGACGGGTTCAACGATCTGCATCTCGTCGTGCGGGAATTACGCCTTCCACGCACGTTGCTTGCTGTTGCTGCGGGTGCGTCACTGGGGCTTGCCGGTGCGCTGATGCAAGCTGTGACACGCAACCCGCTTGCCGAACCGGGCTTGCTGGGGGTCAACTCGGGCGCTGCGCTGGCAGTGGTGATCGGCGCCATGGCCTTTAACCTGACGGGGATCACGCAATATATCTGGTTCGGCATCCTCGGTGCAGGGCTGGCGGGGGTGGCCGTTTTTGTGCTTGGTCGGGCGCATGAAAGCGGCACCGACCCTGTACGCCTGGTGCTCGCCGGGGCAGGGCTTTCGGTGGCGCTTGGCGCAGCGTCCGGCCTGCTGATTCTGAATTCCGGCTTGGGAGTGCTGGACATTTTTCGCAACTGGGGCGCTGGAGCGCTTGAGGGGCGCGGCATGGAGGTCAGCCTGATCATGCTCGTTGTGTTGCTGGTCGGGGGGGGGCTTGCCGCAATGCTGGCCCCCGCGCTGGATGCGTTGGCTTTGGGGCAGGATCTTGGCCGTGTGCTGGGCCTTAGTCCGCGCCGCATATGGGCGCTGGCGTGTTTTGCAGTGATGGTCCTTGCGGGAGGGGCCACGGCGGCAGCGGGGCCAATCGCCTTTATCGGGCTGGTGGCGCCGCATGCCGCGCGCGCCTTTGTCGGTCCCGGAAGCGTTCGGGCACTGCCACTTGCCGGGCTGATCGGTGCCCTGCTTCTTTTGTTGTCAGATATACTTGCCCGCGTGGTGGTAGCGCCTAGCGAAGTCGCTGCGGGCATTGTCGCCGCGCTTCTGGGGGGGCCGTTCTTCATCCACGTCGTGCGACGTTTCCGTTTGGCGCGCGTATGA
- a CDS encoding ABC transporter ATP-binding protein, protein MMQKATNVPPRNTSASSFVTTFRQLAASVGPQAAPGLRRSLAGLIAAAALQGFGLAAIAPLFTAAATDPDLGRALVWFGVMIALMGAASALRWFAQGFDFDGRMVRATWRLRGQLGAKLREIPLEQLQNKRAGELNSMVLGNVDENLLYALTVLNLVFTAIVTPLCAALGIVLFDWRLGVLLLLIFPAIVPLYRWRRPALGRGKRILGQAHQEASADVLEYTQGLAILRAAGRAGEKAERLSQTFHKLESIQAFGHRKGAKPNIIVASVVELGLVVVLGIGVWLVVAGSLHAATLGAIFVIVVRLSEPLSTFILYTAMLEVMEAALERIGALMATQPLSQTQPALVPTEYGIRFQDVGFTYAQANRQAICAFSADLPERSLTALVGQSGCGKTTLTRLLLRHFDPQQGAVAIGGVDLRQIPADRINSLISVVFQDVYLFNDTVLANIRLGRPEASDDEVLAAAKAAQCLDFIERLPQGWQTPLGEIGGRLSGGERQRISIARALLKDAPIIILDEPTAALDTESELAVQRALDALVARKTVIVIAHRLSTIFGADQILVVEQGALAQAGKHAELLAKGGRYARMWAAQGAIKKWSVAS, encoded by the coding sequence ATGATGCAGAAAGCCACGAATGTACCGCCGCGCAATACAAGCGCGAGTTCTTTTGTCACGACCTTTCGCCAGCTTGCCGCAAGCGTCGGGCCGCAAGCCGCGCCCGGGCTGCGCCGATCGCTGGCAGGGCTGATTGCCGCCGCCGCCCTTCAGGGGTTTGGCCTGGCCGCTATTGCACCACTGTTTACCGCTGCCGCGACGGACCCTGACCTGGGCCGTGCGCTGGTTTGGTTTGGTGTCATGATCGCCCTCATGGGGGCCGCATCGGCGTTGCGCTGGTTCGCCCAAGGGTTTGATTTCGATGGGCGCATGGTGCGCGCGACGTGGCGCTTGCGCGGACAGTTAGGTGCAAAGCTGCGTGAAATTCCACTGGAGCAACTGCAAAACAAACGTGCCGGTGAACTGAATTCGATGGTGTTGGGCAATGTCGACGAGAACCTGCTTTATGCGCTGACTGTGCTAAATTTGGTGTTCACGGCGATCGTGACGCCACTATGCGCGGCGCTGGGGATTGTGCTGTTTGACTGGCGACTGGGGGTGTTGCTGCTGTTGATCTTTCCGGCCATCGTTCCGCTTTATCGCTGGCGCAGGCCCGCGTTGGGGCGCGGTAAACGGATTTTGGGCCAAGCGCACCAAGAGGCCAGCGCCGATGTGTTGGAATACACGCAAGGTCTTGCGATTCTGCGCGCCGCTGGGCGCGCCGGCGAAAAGGCAGAGCGGCTTTCGCAGACTTTTCACAAGCTGGAATCGATACAGGCCTTTGGCCATCGCAAGGGCGCCAAGCCGAACATCATCGTCGCAAGCGTTGTGGAACTGGGTCTGGTCGTGGTGTTGGGTATCGGGGTATGGCTTGTGGTCGCAGGAAGCCTGCATGCCGCCACGCTTGGCGCGATCTTTGTGATTGTGGTTCGGCTGTCCGAACCCCTTTCGACATTCATCCTATACACCGCGATGTTAGAGGTAATGGAAGCCGCGCTTGAACGGATCGGTGCGCTGATGGCGACGCAGCCGTTGTCCCAAACCCAGCCCGCGTTGGTCCCTACGGAATACGGGATCCGGTTTCAGGACGTCGGGTTCACCTATGCCCAAGCAAACAGGCAGGCGATCTGCGCGTTCAGTGCCGATTTGCCCGAGCGGTCGCTAACCGCGTTGGTTGGGCAGTCGGGCTGTGGTAAGACCACGCTGACCCGGCTGCTTCTGCGGCATTTTGATCCGCAGCAAGGCGCGGTGGCGATCGGTGGCGTTGATCTGCGCCAAATCCCGGCGGACCGTATCAACAGCCTGATTTCCGTTGTGTTTCAGGATGTCTATTTGTTCAATGACACGGTTCTTGCGAACATCCGTTTGGGTCGCCCTGAAGCCAGCGATGACGAGGTCCTCGCGGCCGCCAAGGCCGCGCAATGTCTGGATTTCATCGAACGGCTGCCGCAGGGCTGGCAGACCCCATTGGGTGAAATCGGCGGGCGGCTATCGGGCGGCGAGCGGCAGCGGATTTCAATCGCGCGTGCCCTGCTTAAGGATGCGCCTATCATCATTTTAGACGAACCGACTGCGGCGTTGGATACCGAAAGCGAGCTGGCGGTTCAACGCGCGCTTGATGCGCTGGTGGCCCGCAAAACGGTGATCGTGATTGCGCACCGGCTGTCCACAATCTTTGGCGCGGACCAGATCCTTGTGGTCGAACAGGGCGCATTGGCGCAGGCCGGAAAGCACGCAGAGCTGCTGGCCAAAGGGGGACGCTACGCCCGGATGTGGGCCGCGCAGGGTGCGATTAAAAAATGGTCTGTGGCCAGTTGA